A window of Phycodurus eques isolate BA_2022a chromosome 5, UOR_Pequ_1.1, whole genome shotgun sequence contains these coding sequences:
- the sema3e gene encoding semaphorin-3E isoform X1, translated as MWSLFLKRMEDCLRTSFLALMILYLFLSTVETANSIYPRIRLSHKELWQLNRTWVFQGNGVPLQPQTMLLDEVHERLYVGAKNGLFSLSLDQVNTQHREIQWASTETQIEECLMKGREKTECANYIKVLQQYNQTHLLVCGTASFNPICALVHVGHTGKDILFTLQEESVTSGRGRCPFNHNSPCTSTLSGGELYVGLYTDYWENDAALCRLNNRTYTRTERDDRQQLNEPRFVGSAVIPDNDDKDDDKVYFFFTEREVDVEGVHKAVYTRIGRVCANDQGGQRMLVNRWSSFLKTRLICSVAGPDGIDTHFDLLEDVYVLKNKDGKNPEIFGLFSTTSAVFKGYAVCVYHMDDIRAAFNGPFAFRERPEHHWTPSEDRVPYPRPGSCASKVNSGGFSSSKEFPDEVLRFVRSHPVMYRPVLPQHHRPVFLQTETSRKKLTQIAVDRVQAQDGHYHVLYFGTDDALVLKVITIDNKDTNTIEEVLLEELQVFEVPAPIKDIIISPKRQQLYVSSDAGVAQVKLHQCALYGSECADCCLARDPYCAWDGLTCSSYYPAGVYTKSRRFRRQDIRHGNAVQLCNGLQIDDEQWHKSEEKTVLGVEGNSTLLNCVPRSLHAKVLWFLQNGDNKREVHEDERVIQTSHGLLLLSVTTSDAGVYVCQTVEHGYVHTLLHVTLRVLSGETLQSAIGPNDGQGDKSGAPCRYHANPPAGPSFSPKTLVPASLPGPHSRQWYKEFLQLLDYKDAQRVEEYCERVWWPDKKRKKSKKKFAFSSGEKKGKARRAEGSHRAPRHTLDT; from the exons AACTTTGGCAGCTGAACAGAACCTGGGTGTTCCAGGGCAACGGAGTGCCTCTTCAGCCCCAGACCATGCTGCTGGACGAGGTCCACGAGAGGCTTTATGTCGGGGCCAAGAATGGTCTGTTCTCCCTCAGCCTGGACCAGGTTAACACGCAGCACAGAGAG atccAGTGGGCCAGTACTGAAACTCAAATAGAAGAATGTTTGATGAAGGGACGGGAAAAG ACGGAGTGCGCCAACTACATCAAGGTCTTGCAGCAGTACAACCAGACCCATCTATTGGTGTGTGGAACGGCATCTTTTAACCCCATCTGCGCATTGGTACACGTGGGACACACGGGGAAG GACATACTGTTCACTCTGCAAGAGGAGAGCGTTACGAGCGGGAGAGGACGGTGTCCGTTCAACCACAACAGTCCCTGCACCTCTACACTCTCAG GTGGAGAGTTGTACGTCGGCCTCTACACAGACTATTGGGAAAATGACGCTGCCTTATGTCGACTCAACAACCGAACCTACACGCGCACTGAGAGGGACGACAGGCAGCAGCTCAATG AACCGAGATTTGTTGGTTCAGCGGTTATTCCTGACAACGACGACAAAGATGATGACAAAGTTTATTTCTTCTTCACCGAACGTGAGGTGGATGTAGAGGGGGTCCACAAGGCTGTCTACACCCGCATCGGACGAGTCTGTGCG AATGATCAAGGAGGACAGAGAATGCTGGTGAATAGATGGAGCTCCTTTCTGAAAACTCGACTCATTTGCTCTGTGGCGGGACCCGATGGCATCGATACTCACTTCGATTTACTTG AGGATGTGTACGTGCTCAAGAACAAGGATGGGAAAAACCCAGAAATCTTTGGCCTCTTTAGCACAACAAG TGCGGTGTTTAAAGGCTATGCAGTCTGTGTCTATCACATGGACGACATCCGAGCAGCGTTTAACGGTCCCTTTGCCTTCCGGGAAAGACCTGAGCATCACTGGACACCTTCTGAGGACAGAGTCCCCTACCCACGGCCTGGCTCT TGTGCTAGCAAAGTCAACAGTGGAGGCTTTTCCAGCTCTAAGGAGTTTCCCGATGAGGTTCTGCGCTTTGTGCGCTCACACCCCGTGATGTATCGTCCGGTTCTTCCGCAACATCACAGGCCAGTCTTCCTGCAGACAGAGACTAGCAGGAAGAAGTTGACCCAGATTGCGGTGGACAGGGTCCAAGCCCAGGATGGACACTACCATGTTCTTTACTTTGGGACAG ATGACGCACTGGTGCTCAAAGTTATCACAATCGACAACAAAGACACCAACACAATAGAAGAGGTGCTGCTGGAGGAGCTGCAAGTGTTTGAG gtTCCAGCTCCAATAAAAGACATTATTATATCACCTAAACGG CAACAGCTGTACGTGAGCTCGGACGCAGGCGTGGCCCAGGTCAAATTGCACCAGTGCGCCCTCTACGGATCCGAATGTGCCGACTGTTGCCTGGCTCGAGACCCCTACTGCGCTTGGGATGGCCTCACCTGTTCCAGCTACTACCCAGCTGGAGTCTACACCAAGAG CAGACGATTCAGGCGACAGGATATTCGCCATGGCAACGCCGTCCAGCTGTGCAACGGCCTGCAAATTGACG ATGAGCAATGGCACAAATCCGAGGAGAAGACGGTGTTGGGTGTGGAGGGCAACAGCACGTTGCTCAACTGCGTCCCTCGATCACTTCACGCCAAGGTGCTCTGGTTCCTACAAAATGGAGACAACAAAAGAGAG GTTCACGAGGACGAGCGTGTGATCCAGACCTCGCATGGGCTTCTCCTTTTGAGCGTCACAACCTCCGACGCCGGCGTGTACGTGTGCCAGACGGTGGAACACGGCTACGTTCACACACTTCTGCACGTCACTCTGCGCGTGCTCAGCGGGGAGACGTTGCAGTCCGCCATCGGGCCTAACGACGGGCAGGGAGACAAAAGCGGAGCCCCGTGTCGCTACCACGCCAACCCCCCGGCGGGCCCCAGTTTCAGCCCCAAGACTCTGGTGCCGGCCTCCCTGCCGGGCCCCCATTCTCGGCAGTGGTACAAGGagttcctccagctgcttgaCTACAAGGACGCCCAGAGAGTTGAGGAATACTGTGAGAGGGTATGGTGGCCTGATAAGAAGCGcaaaaagagcaaaaagaaaTTTGCCTTCTCGAGTGGCGAGAAGAAAGGTAAAGCCAGGAGAGCTGAGGGTAGCCATCGAGCCCCCAGGCACACACTCGACACCTGa
- the sema3e gene encoding semaphorin-3E isoform X2, with the protein MWSLFLKRMEDCLRTSFLALMILYLFLSTVETANSIYPRIRLSHKELWQLNRTWVFQGNGVPLQPQTMLLDEVHERLYVGAKNGLFSLSLDQVNTQHREIQWASTETQIEECLMKGREKTECANYIKVLQQYNQTHLLVCGTASFNPICALVHVGHTGKDILFTLQEESVTSGRGRCPFNHNSPCTSTLSGGELYVGLYTDYWENDAALCRLNNRTYTRTERDDRQQLNEPRFVGSAVIPDNDDKDDDKVYFFFTEREVDVEGVHKAVYTRIGRVCANDQGGQRMLVNRWSSFLKTRLICSVAGPDGIDTHFDLLEDVYVLKNKDGKNPEIFGLFSTTSAVFKGYAVCVYHMDDIRAAFNGPFAFRERPEHHWTPSEDRVPYPRPGSCASKVNSGGFSSSKEFPDEVLRFVRSHPVMYRPVLPQHHRPVFLQTETSRKKLTQIAVDRVQAQDGHYHVLYFGTDDALVLKVITIDNKDTNTIEEVLLEELQVFEVPAPIKDIIISPKRQQLYVSSDAGVAQVKLHQCALYGSECADCCLARDPYCAWDGLTCSSYYPAGVYTKRRFRRQDIRHGNAVQLCNGLQIDDEQWHKSEEKTVLGVEGNSTLLNCVPRSLHAKVLWFLQNGDNKREVHEDERVIQTSHGLLLLSVTTSDAGVYVCQTVEHGYVHTLLHVTLRVLSGETLQSAIGPNDGQGDKSGAPCRYHANPPAGPSFSPKTLVPASLPGPHSRQWYKEFLQLLDYKDAQRVEEYCERVWWPDKKRKKSKKKFAFSSGEKKGKARRAEGSHRAPRHTLDT; encoded by the exons AACTTTGGCAGCTGAACAGAACCTGGGTGTTCCAGGGCAACGGAGTGCCTCTTCAGCCCCAGACCATGCTGCTGGACGAGGTCCACGAGAGGCTTTATGTCGGGGCCAAGAATGGTCTGTTCTCCCTCAGCCTGGACCAGGTTAACACGCAGCACAGAGAG atccAGTGGGCCAGTACTGAAACTCAAATAGAAGAATGTTTGATGAAGGGACGGGAAAAG ACGGAGTGCGCCAACTACATCAAGGTCTTGCAGCAGTACAACCAGACCCATCTATTGGTGTGTGGAACGGCATCTTTTAACCCCATCTGCGCATTGGTACACGTGGGACACACGGGGAAG GACATACTGTTCACTCTGCAAGAGGAGAGCGTTACGAGCGGGAGAGGACGGTGTCCGTTCAACCACAACAGTCCCTGCACCTCTACACTCTCAG GTGGAGAGTTGTACGTCGGCCTCTACACAGACTATTGGGAAAATGACGCTGCCTTATGTCGACTCAACAACCGAACCTACACGCGCACTGAGAGGGACGACAGGCAGCAGCTCAATG AACCGAGATTTGTTGGTTCAGCGGTTATTCCTGACAACGACGACAAAGATGATGACAAAGTTTATTTCTTCTTCACCGAACGTGAGGTGGATGTAGAGGGGGTCCACAAGGCTGTCTACACCCGCATCGGACGAGTCTGTGCG AATGATCAAGGAGGACAGAGAATGCTGGTGAATAGATGGAGCTCCTTTCTGAAAACTCGACTCATTTGCTCTGTGGCGGGACCCGATGGCATCGATACTCACTTCGATTTACTTG AGGATGTGTACGTGCTCAAGAACAAGGATGGGAAAAACCCAGAAATCTTTGGCCTCTTTAGCACAACAAG TGCGGTGTTTAAAGGCTATGCAGTCTGTGTCTATCACATGGACGACATCCGAGCAGCGTTTAACGGTCCCTTTGCCTTCCGGGAAAGACCTGAGCATCACTGGACACCTTCTGAGGACAGAGTCCCCTACCCACGGCCTGGCTCT TGTGCTAGCAAAGTCAACAGTGGAGGCTTTTCCAGCTCTAAGGAGTTTCCCGATGAGGTTCTGCGCTTTGTGCGCTCACACCCCGTGATGTATCGTCCGGTTCTTCCGCAACATCACAGGCCAGTCTTCCTGCAGACAGAGACTAGCAGGAAGAAGTTGACCCAGATTGCGGTGGACAGGGTCCAAGCCCAGGATGGACACTACCATGTTCTTTACTTTGGGACAG ATGACGCACTGGTGCTCAAAGTTATCACAATCGACAACAAAGACACCAACACAATAGAAGAGGTGCTGCTGGAGGAGCTGCAAGTGTTTGAG gtTCCAGCTCCAATAAAAGACATTATTATATCACCTAAACGG CAACAGCTGTACGTGAGCTCGGACGCAGGCGTGGCCCAGGTCAAATTGCACCAGTGCGCCCTCTACGGATCCGAATGTGCCGACTGTTGCCTGGCTCGAGACCCCTACTGCGCTTGGGATGGCCTCACCTGTTCCAGCTACTACCCAGCTGGAGTCTACACCAAGAG ACGATTCAGGCGACAGGATATTCGCCATGGCAACGCCGTCCAGCTGTGCAACGGCCTGCAAATTGACG ATGAGCAATGGCACAAATCCGAGGAGAAGACGGTGTTGGGTGTGGAGGGCAACAGCACGTTGCTCAACTGCGTCCCTCGATCACTTCACGCCAAGGTGCTCTGGTTCCTACAAAATGGAGACAACAAAAGAGAG GTTCACGAGGACGAGCGTGTGATCCAGACCTCGCATGGGCTTCTCCTTTTGAGCGTCACAACCTCCGACGCCGGCGTGTACGTGTGCCAGACGGTGGAACACGGCTACGTTCACACACTTCTGCACGTCACTCTGCGCGTGCTCAGCGGGGAGACGTTGCAGTCCGCCATCGGGCCTAACGACGGGCAGGGAGACAAAAGCGGAGCCCCGTGTCGCTACCACGCCAACCCCCCGGCGGGCCCCAGTTTCAGCCCCAAGACTCTGGTGCCGGCCTCCCTGCCGGGCCCCCATTCTCGGCAGTGGTACAAGGagttcctccagctgcttgaCTACAAGGACGCCCAGAGAGTTGAGGAATACTGTGAGAGGGTATGGTGGCCTGATAAGAAGCGcaaaaagagcaaaaagaaaTTTGCCTTCTCGAGTGGCGAGAAGAAAGGTAAAGCCAGGAGAGCTGAGGGTAGCCATCGAGCCCCCAGGCACACACTCGACACCTGa